The Porites lutea chromosome 11, jaPorLute2.1, whole genome shotgun sequence genome includes a region encoding these proteins:
- the LOC140953343 gene encoding uncharacterized protein, translating into MAASRDSPALLNVVSCIHLIFTITSIAFLSYKVYFLESELSLIQGKISIQEHSDIGNSVSQATPLALTAPTTEQIKRKRRNLKAQPSSADQLDAICAQKVLNDLQVINDTVNGTGKLVCMRGPQGPPGAPGPSGPQGRRGRRGRPGKPGKDGSPGIQGPQGVPGKGIEVNVTEINNLVERLKNFDQTKVRSFVYKRILGGSLNANGDLQNYLQTVQRTVITSAKQAYYSSKILENSGNTGILFKTVEKLLNSNPAQRYPSGTDNLAESFVDFFTNKIVRIRNDLDTCSRIPNDSPVTPCSTKTESCLACQFLEEVISGYVNNLCTKTCALDPIPSSVFQRCQHRLVPLITGIINLSL; encoded by the exons ATGGCAGCAAGTCGTGATTCACCTGCCCTTTTAAATGTCGTTTCATGTATTCATCTGATTTTCACAATCACATCAATTGCTTTTCTTTCATACAAAGTTTACTTCCTGGAGAGTGAACTCTCGTtgattcaaggaaaaatatcTATTCAAGAGCACAGCGATATCGGCAACAGTGTCTCCCAGGCGACTCCCCTTGCACTTACAGCACCAACCACGGAGCAGATCAAGAGAAAGCGACGTAATCTCAAAGCTCAGCCATCTTCTGCTGACCAACTCGATGCAATATGTGCACAAAAAGTCTTAAATGACCTTCAG GTTATTAATGACACAGTGAACGGAACTGGAAAGCTTGTTTGCATGAGAG GTCCCCAGGGCCCTCCAGGAGCACCAGGTCCCAGTGGCCCACAAGGTCGCCGCGGTCGTCGAGGTCGTCCGGGTAAACCAGGAAAAGACGGATCGCCAGGAATTCAAGGCCCCCAAGGAGTCCCGGGGAAAGGCATCGAAGTAAACGTGACAGAGATTAATAACCTCGTCGAAAGATTGAAGAATTTTGATCAAACAAAAGTAAGGTCGTTTG TGTACAAAAGAATATTAGGAGGAAGCTTGAACGCAAATGGCGATCTTCAAAATTACCTGCAGACAGTTCAAAGAACTGTGATTACCTCAGCTAAGCAGGCTTATTATTCATCCAAGATCCTGGAGAACTCTGGGAACACTGGCATTCTTTTCAAGACAGTAGAGAAACTTCTAAACTCCAACCCTGCCCAACGTTATCCATCTGGCACTGACAATTTGGCTGAATCATTTGTAGATTTCTTTACCAACAAAATTGTCAGAATTCGCAATGATCTTGACACGTGTTCTCGAATTCCGAATGACAGCCCTGTAACACCCTGTAGTACTAAAACCGAGTCCTGTTTGGCCTGTCAGTTTCTTGAGGAAGTGATCTCTGGTTATGTTAACAACCTGTGCACAAAGACCTGTGCACTTGATCCTATTCCATCGTCTGTGTTTCAACGGTGTCAGCATCGACTAGTTCCATTAATAACTGGTATAATTAACTTGTCGCTTTAA